In a single window of the Methanocaldococcus sp. genome:
- the hemL gene encoding glutamate-1-semialdehyde 2,1-aminomutase, translating to MALKMEKSKELFEEAKKYLVGGVNSPVRYFKPYPFFVERAKDCYLFDVDGNKYIDYCLAYGPMVLGHANEKIIKAVKEQLELGTAYGCPTEKEIILAKEVVKRVPCAEMVRFVNSGTEATMSAIRLARGVTGRKKIIKFDGAYHGAHDYVLVKSGSGALTHGHPNSPGIPEETTKNTILVPFNDEDAVKKAINENKDEIACIIVEPVMGNVGCILPKEGYLKFLREITEENNILLIFDEVITGFRLAKGGAQEYFGVVPDIATLGKILGGGFPIGAIVGKKEIMEQFSPLGPIYQAGTFNGNPVSITAGIETLKQLDDKFYKETSRTAKILADTLRELSDKYNIKSKVYNIASMFQIYFNDKEVINYEIAKMSDVEKYMKYFWELLERGVFVPPSQFECCFTSIKHNDEVVDKTIKAMEDVFKELQ from the coding sequence ATGGCATTAAAAATGGAAAAATCAAAGGAATTATTTGAAGAGGCAAAAAAATACTTAGTAGGGGGAGTTAATAGTCCAGTTAGATACTTTAAGCCATATCCATTTTTTGTTGAGAGAGCTAAAGATTGTTATTTATTTGATGTTGATGGAAATAAATATATTGATTACTGTTTAGCTTATGGTCCTATGGTTTTAGGTCATGCAAATGAAAAGATTATTAAGGCTGTAAAAGAGCAACTTGAATTAGGAACAGCATATGGATGTCCAACAGAGAAAGAGATAATTTTGGCTAAGGAAGTTGTTAAAAGAGTACCTTGTGCAGAGATGGTGAGATTTGTCAATTCTGGAACAGAGGCAACGATGTCAGCAATAAGATTGGCAAGAGGAGTTACTGGAAGAAAAAAGATTATTAAATTTGATGGAGCCTATCATGGAGCTCATGACTATGTTTTAGTTAAAAGTGGTAGTGGAGCATTAACCCATGGACATCCAAACTCTCCTGGAATTCCAGAGGAAACAACAAAAAACACTATATTAGTGCCTTTCAATGATGAAGATGCTGTAAAAAAAGCAATAAATGAAAATAAAGATGAGATTGCCTGTATTATAGTTGAGCCAGTAATGGGGAATGTTGGATGTATCTTACCAAAAGAAGGTTATTTAAAATTTTTAAGAGAAATAACTGAGGAAAATAATATTTTATTAATATTTGATGAAGTTATAACTGGATTTAGATTAGCAAAAGGAGGGGCTCAGGAATATTTTGGGGTAGTTCCAGATATTGCTACTTTGGGTAAGATATTAGGGGGAGGGTTTCCAATTGGTGCTATTGTTGGGAAAAAGGAGATTATGGAGCAGTTTTCTCCATTAGGTCCAATATATCAGGCAGGAACATTTAATGGAAATCCAGTATCAATAACTGCTGGAATTGAAACTCTTAAACAATTAGATGATAAATTTTATAAAGAAACATCAAGAACTGCTAAAATATTGGCAGACACTTTAAGAGAGTTATCTGATAAATATAATATTAAATCTAAGGTTTATAATATTGCATCAATGTTTCAAATATATTTCAACGATAAAGAAGTAATAAATTACGAAATTGCTAAGATGAGTGATGTTGAGAAATATATGAAATATTTCTGGGAGTTATTAGAGAGGGGAGTTTTTGTTCCTCCATCACAATTTGAATGTTGCTTTACTTCAATAAAGCACAATGATGAAGTTGTTGATAAGACAATAAAGGCAAT